Sequence from the Arthrobacter pigmenti genome:
CAACGTAGCGCGCAGTCTCGCGGGCGTCGTCGTCCTCGTTCAGGTAGGAGATGAGGACGTCCGCGCCTTCGCGGGCGAAGGCAATCGCAACCGCGCGTCCGATTCCGCTGTCGCCGCCCGTAATGACTGCGGCCTTGCCGGTGAGCTTCCCGCTGCCGCGGTAGCTTTCCTCGCCGCAGTCCGGTGTGGGCGTCATTTTGGACTGGACGCCCGGTACATCCTGTTGCTGTGCTGGCTGGCCCATGGTTTCCTCCGGTTCTAGGGGAACTTTTGTGCAGCTCTGGTTACTTCACGACGCCGGAACCCGCCAGAGCTGCACGAAAGTTCCGGGGTGGAAAGTCAGAACGGGCCCGCCGTTCGGGGGAAACGACGGACCCGGGTTCTGGAGGTACTAGCGGTTGAACACGCCGCTCAGTACGTTCTTGGGACGCTGCATCTCGCCCTGCTGAGCTCCGAGGACAATCACCGCGGCGCTCAGCGCGGGTAGCGTCCACTGGAGGATCTTCAGTTGCTGCTGTGCTTTGGCGAGTTCCTCCGGCGCTCCGTGCTTCGGTTCGGTTGCACCCTCACCGCCGTGCTGGCTGAGTTCGCCCACCTTCTTGCCGAGGATTCCGGAGTACAGCGAGGCCGCCATGCCAACAACGGTGATGGTCGACTTGACCACGGTCGAAGCTACCGCGCCGTCCTGTCCGCTCAGCCGGCCCTTGTTGCCGGCAATCAGACCGATACCGCCGATGGCGTGCGCCCCGAACGCTGCAATCTGCACGGGAGTCCACCGTGCCCACCCGATGGTCGAGAGGCGGGTGCGCTCCTTCGGATCCTTCGCCTCGGCAGCTGCTCCATTGAGGCCGACGGCGCCCATCAGCGAACCGCCGAACCAAGCCGCAGCACTGAGATCGTGTAGGGATCGTGCCAACATGTTTCCTGCCATGATGCTCTCCTTTGACCTGGGGGTTTCCGTCAAAAACTAGACGGCCTAACTTAATGTTTATCAGCCTGCTTAGCATTTGGCGAGTGGCAATTCTGGCCGGGCGACCCGCAGTACGATCAAAAGGTGCTTCCGTTCCTGCTTCTGGCCACCCGCGCGGAGGATGACGCGGCGATGGGTGAATACCGCGCCTTCCTGAATTTCGCGGGGCTCACGCCGTCTGACCTGCGCCGCATCCGCGTCGAAGAAGCCCCGCTGCCACACATTCGGCTGGAAGAGTATTCGGGGATTTTCCTCGGGGGCAGCCCCTTCAACTCGTCCGACCCCGAAGAGTCCAAGTCGCCAACCCAGCACCGCGTGGAACGCGAACTCGGCGAGCTGCTGGACCGTGTGATCGAGGCGGATTTCCCCTTCCTGGGCGCCTGTTACGGGGTGGGAACGCTCGGACGCCGCCAGGAGGCCGTCATCGACCGCACCTTCGCTGAGCCCATTGGCTCGGCGGAAATTTCAGTGAACGACGACGGCGCGCGGGACCCGCTGCTGGCAGGCCTGCCGCCCAGCTTCGAAGCGTTCGTCGGCCACAAGGAGGCCTGCTCCACGCTGCCGGCGGGCGCGGTGCTGCTGGCGTCGTCGTCGTCCTGTCCGGTGCAGATGTTCCGGGTGAAACAGAACCTGTATGCCACCCAGTTCCATCCCGAGCTGGATGTTGAAGGCCTTGTCGAGCGGATTCGCATCTACAGGCACGCCGGGTACTTCCCGCCGGACCAGGCGGATGCCGTGATCGCCCGGGCTAGGGCGGCAAAGGTCAGCTGGCCGCAGCAGATCCTGCGGAACTTCGTGCTGCGCTACGCCCGGGACTAATCGACCAGCTGCACTAGGAGGACTTCTCCTTTGACAGTTCCATGAACATGGTCCTGTGCAGCACATCGACATGCCCGCGCGCCACGTCTACGGATTCCCGCACATCCCGACGGCGCAGCGCATCGACCAGTGCAATGTGGTCCAGGTTCGCCCGGTGCAGTGCCTCGATGGGGTAGGGGATGAAGTGTTCGTACAGCTCAGTGAGCACAGAGCCGTAGCTTTCGACGGCGGTTCCCAGCTGGGACGCCCGTGCCACCAGGAGGTGGAAGCGTTTGTCGGCCTGATGGTACTGGGACCAGTTGGAAGCTTCAGCCATGTCACCGGTGAGCTGCTCCAGTTCGTCAATGTCGGGATCTGTTGCGTTGACGGCCGCGAAGTGGGTGATCGCGCACTCCGCGAGCAGACGCCGATCCACCAGCGCATGGATCGCCGCCGGGGTGTCATCGGTTTCCCGCAGGCTCACCAGGGTGTCAGTTGGCGGGCTGTCCGAAACGAACGTGCCGCCGTCGCGCCCGCGGCGCCTCACAACGACGCCGGCCTCCGCCAGACTGGCCATCGCACGGCGTGCGGTCATCGGGCTGACGGACAGGCCGAGAGCGATTTCCTGCTGATCCGGGAGGCGTTCGCCGGGCTTGAGCAGACCCAGGGAGATTGCCATGGCGATGCGCGCGCGCACGGCGTCGATCGCTGAACGGCGACCTACCCCTGCCACGGCTGTGGCACTCAGCGGCGCGGAGTCCTCCTGGGACGGGGAAAGGCTGCTCATCTATTCAGCCTAGCGATGCGCGAACACATGTCTTGATATTAGCTCAAAGTGAGCTAATATTGCGTAAGTCACATTCGTTCAGCTCGAAAGCGATCCCATGCCCGAGAAACTGCCACTGCTTGCGCTGCAGTCCGAGCCCCGCCAAATAGGGGAACCGATTAGTGCATTCGCTGGGGAGCTTGAAGACGCACTGCGCATCGACCCGGACGCGAAGCTGCTCATCTTTCCGGAACTTCACCTGTTCGGGGACGGACACCCTGACCGGCAGCGTACGGAAGCCTTGCAGGATGCAGCGCAGCCGCTCAATGGACCGTTAGTGAAGGAACTGAGCGAGCTTGCGGGTGATCTGAAGATCTGGCTGGTGCCCGGAAGCGTGTGCGAGCGCGGACCGAATGGCGAATTGTTCAACACCCAGGTGGTGTTTTCCCCTGAGGGCCGGCTGGCGGGAAGCTACCGCAAGATCTTCCCGTGGCGTCCCTTCGAGCCGTACGATCCCGGCGACAGCTTCGTCACAGTGGACCTCGAAGGGTACGGGCGGGCCGGTTTGTCGATCTGCTACGACGCCTGGTTCCCGGAGGTCAGCCGACAGTTGGCCTGGATGGGTGCCGAGGTGATTATCAACGTCGTAAAGACGACGACGCCGGACCGTGAGCATGAGCTGATCCTCGCCAGGGCGAACGCCATCTCCAACCAGGTCTTCATTGTCAGCGTCAACTGTGCGGGACCTACCGGCCGCGGCCAGAGCCTCATCGTCGGACCCGAGGGCGAGGTGCTCCGCCAGCTCGGCGAAGATCCCGGGACGCTCTCGATGTCCCTTGACCTGGGTGAAGTTGAACGGGTGCGCGCGCATGGCACTGCGGGCCTGAACCGCATGTGGGCGCAGTTCCGTTCCCATGAAGCGCCGATAGAACTGCCGGTTTACAACGGCCGAATCAATCCATCTACCTGGACCCCCGAGGTCCACCGCACGTCAGGATCAACGCAATGACGCAGCCGATTCAGCTCACCCGCACACTCAAGCTGCCTTCGCTGGTTCTCTTCGGGCTGGCCTATCTGACGCCGCTGATCGTGCTGGCTATTTTTGGAGTCATCGCGGAAGCAACGGGCGGCGCTTCTCCCTCGGCCTATCTGCTCGCGCTCACGGCCATGCTCTTCACCGCGCACAGCTATGGTCGAATGGCCATCGCCTACCCGGTTGCCGGCTCCGCCTACACCTACGTGCGCCAGTCCATCGAGCCCCGGACAGGGTTCCTGGTGGGGTGGGCCATCCTGTTGGATTACCTGTTCCTGCCCATGGTGATCTGGCTGATCGGCGGTTCCTACCTCAACGCCCAATTCCCCGGTGTGCCGATCGCGGTCTGGATCCTGGCGTTCGTACTGGTGACCACGGCGCTGAACGTCATCGGTATCAAGGTGGCCGAAAAGGCCAACTTCCTGCTGATGGCATTCCAGCTGCTGGTGATCGTCATCTTCGTTGCGCTGACCATTGGCACCCTGCTGTCGACGTCGGGTGCGTCAGGCCTGGTCAGCAGCGAACCGTTCTTCAACAGCACCGCCAGCCTTGGAACAATTGCCGCAGGCGCCGCAATTGCGGCTTATTCCTTCCTCGGATTCGACGCCGTTACCACCCTCACCGAGGAGACCGTCGAACCCCGCAAGAACATGCCGAGGGCGATCATGCTCATCGCCCTGATCGGCGGTGCAATCTTCGTGGTTGTTTCCTACTTCACGCAGCTCATCCGGCCCGGCGGAACGTTCGAGGACTCGGCATCCCTGGCATCTGACATCGCCCTCCAAATTGGAGGCCAGTTGTTCGCGGCAGTGTTCCTCGCAGGTCTGGTTGTAGCCCAGTTCGCCTCCGGCCTGGCTGCCCAGGCCAGCGCGTCCCGTTTGCTGTACGCCATGGGCCGCGATGCGGTTCTTCCCCGCCGGGTCTTCGGCAGGCTGAGTGAGAAGTACCGCACACCGATCCTGAACCTCGCGATCACCGGCGCGGTAGGCCTGGTGGCGATCTTCCTCGACGTTGCCACCTCCACCTCCTTCATCAACTTCGGGGCGTTCACGGCGTTCACGCTCGTCAACGTGTCGGTCATCGCCTACTGGCTCCGCCAGCGCAGACAGGGCAACAAGCTGAACCGCATTTCCTACGTGGCACTCCCGGCAGTGGGGGCTGTGATCGATGCGTTCCTGCTGACCCAGCTCGACCCGACGGCGATTACGCTCGGGCTCATCTGGCTTGCACTCGGAGTGGTGCTGCTCGGCGTGACGACGCGCGGGTTCAGGCAGGCGCCGCCGGAAATGTCCAGGACCGAGGAGGCGCAGGTCTGAGTTTCCTGCACCTCTCCTGTGCCAATCCTTGGCCTGCGCGGTGCCCGAATCCACTAGCGTGTTGCCTAAACCGGATGTAAGCATGGGGGAATCATGGCGGCAGGAGAGGGTGCGTCGGACCGCGCACGCCAGGCGGGCGAAAGGGTCGAACGGCTGCGGCAACAGCTGCAGCAGGCCGAGCGCGCCCAACGGGCGTGGGAGGCCGGTGCCCTCGGCGAGGCGCTCGTCGCGGAGCGTCTGCGTGAACTGGAGGATGACGGCTGGTTCTTCCTCCACGACGTGCACTGGCCGGGCCGGCCCAAAGCGAACCTTGACCATATCGCGATCGGGCCGGGCGGCGTCGTCGTTATTGATGCCAAGAACTGGACCGGGATCGTTCAGCTCCACCACGGCGAACTCCGCCAGAACGGTTACCGGCGCACCTCGACGGTCGACTCGGTCCTGGAACAGGCGGGCGCCGTCGCGGTGTTGCTCGAGCCGCAGCACCGGCAGTCCGTCTCAGGGTGGCTGTGCCTGGTGGGGCAGCCGGAACTGCGCGGAACCACGAAGAACGGCGTGCGGATCCAGGGCCTGAACGGCCTTTCCGACGCCCTGCGGACCCTCCCCCCGGTGCTCGACGCTACGACCGTGCGCGCAATCCGCGGCTACCTCGAGCAACTCCTCGGCGGTTCGCGCAGCCCCGGCCTCTGGACCACGGCCCAACTGGCGGCCACGAACAAGAACGACGCCGCGTCGTCGACACTCACCACCCGCCGCACCGCTTCCCGCGCCCAGCCCGTTCGACAGCACTCGACCCGCCGCCGCACACGAAAGCATCTGAGCGTGACCGGTGCGGTGATCCGGTTGTCGCTGGTTGCCATCGGAATCGTGGTGCTGCTGAACATCTACCAGGGGTTGTAGGGTCGATTGACAAGTCTTCAACCCCAGGAGCACAGATGGCACAGCACGACGACGACGGCGCCCGCGCCACCCAGCCCCACCGCGGCCCGGATTCGGGCCACCAGTCGCCGCATCACCAGGTCCTGATCATTGGCGGCGGCAACGCGGGTATCTCCCTGGCCGCCCGGCTGAAGCGCTACCGGGTGAGGGGCATCGCCGTTGTCGATCCCAGCGAGCAGCACCTGTACCAGCCGTTCTTCTCGCACATCGCAGGCGGGACAGCGAAGGCCGAATCGGCGGTCCGTCCGCAGGAAAGCGTAATTCCGAAGGGTGTCACCTGGCTTCGTGATGCCGCCACCGGCATTGACCCGGAATCGAAGACCGTAACGCTGGGCTCCGGACGCTCCATCACGTATGAGCACCTGGTCATCTGCCCCGGCATCCAGAAGAACTGGGACGGCATTCCCGGGCTGCAGGACGCACTCGATTCGGCGCACGGCGCCTCGAACTACAGCATCGACCTCGCCGTGAAGGCGTGGCGCCTGCTCAGTACCCTGCGCTCAGGCACCGCAGTTTTCGCCACGCCGGACGGGCCCATCACGTGCGGCGGTGCGGCACAGAAACCCATGTACCTGGCGTGCGACTACTGGCGCTCGCAGGGCGTCCTGCAGGATATCCGCGTGGTCCTGGCGGTGCCCACACAGACGGTGTACGGCGTCGAAATCGTTGACGAAGAGCTGAACCGGAAGATCGCCGAATACGGGATCGAGCTGCGCTGCAGCACCGAGCTGGAGTCCGTCGACGCCGGGACCCACACAGCAACCCTTCGGAACAACGCGGACGGCTCGTCGGAGCAGCTCCAGTACGACGTCCTTCACGCCGTGCCGCCGCAGTCCGCGCCCGGCTGGATCCGGGACACCGGCCTGGCCGACGACGACGGTTTCGTTGCCGTCGACCGCTCCACCCTCCAACACGTCACTTACTCGACGGTGTGGTCGCTCGGTGATGCCGCCGGCACCCGCAACTCGAAGTCCGGTGCCGCACTCCGGCAGCAGACCAAGGTGGTCGCGAAGAACCTCAAGGCCGTGCTGGACGGGCATTCGCCCACCCAGCAGTACAACGGCTACGGTGCGTGCCCGATCACGGTCAGCCGGTCAACCGTGGTGCTTGCCGAGTTCGACGACGCCCGCACACCCAAACCCACAGTCCCGGGTTGGAAGGGGCTCGCGAAGGAACGCCGCCTCACCTGGCTTGTGGAGCGGTACGGGTTCATCCGGCTCTACTGGTACGGAATCCTGAAGGGCTGGGCTTAGGATCCCGGATCCATGCATGACCGCAGCCGCTGGATTCCTGAACGGATCCGGGTCTTGACGGTTGGTACAGGAACGTTGAGGTGCTCAGCAACCTGGGTGTAGGTGAGGCATTCGTAGTAGGCCAGGTTGATCGCTTCGCGCTGAAGCGGGCTGAGTTGTTCCAGGCACTCTACAACACGCGCCGCTTCCATTCGGTCCGATACCGCGTCGGCAACCACGTCCCGGTCCGGAAGATAGTGCTTGATGCCCCAGGCTGCTTCCCGTGCAGTTCCGCTGTGTTCTGACCGGACCTTATCCACGGCCCTGCGGTGGGCGATGGTCATCAGCCATGCCATCGGGCTCCCGACGGCCGGATCATACCTGTGCGCTTGTTCCCACACCATGAGGAAGACGTCCTGGGTGGTTTCCTCGCTCAGCTCCGGGTCCACGATGGTGCGTCGGGCAAGCCCGTAGACGCGCTTGTGAGTGCGGTGATACAGGTCAGCGAACGCTGCCCGATTGCCCTCTGCGGTGCGGCGGATCAACCCGACGAGCTCCGCGGCATCACCCGCCGCGGCTCCGCGATAGTTCGGGTCCGTGGACGTCATGTCGGCCCCGCAAGCACGCGCAATACCGAACTTGAGAAGAAGGCACCGGCTTTGCAGCCCGGTGTATAGCGTCTACCCATAGACGGTTCTCTTCGTGTGCAGCTCCCATGCGGTCAGATGAGAGCGAACAAGAACAGTTCCGACGGTAACCGAGGCCGTCTTCGACCAACATACCGCACGAAATCGCGCACGTCATGAGTTAGTTAGCTTGTCGAACTATCTCCCCGCGCTGTACCTAGACAACGAAACCGTTGACCCCTACCCCACACGCCGGCCGCGATACACCGCGTCGGCGACGGCCAGCTTGGCGCCGTCAGGCCCGCTCGCTTCACGAGGCCTGTCCTCGGCCACCACTGTCTCCCAGCCCGGGCCGAGTAACTGCACAATGTCTTCCGCCGTGAAGTAGAGGTCCTGGTGCACCGGGCGCCGCGCTTCGCTTTGCAGGTCCGAGAGCGAGTGCCCGACAATCAGCAACGTTCCATTGGGAGCCACGGCCTCGGCGAAGCGTTCGAAGAGCGGTACCCGTTGCTCCGTGGGCAGGTGCATGTACTGTGCCGTCACCAGATCGAAGGCCTGTGCAGGAGGAGTCCATTCGGTGAGGTCGTGGTGGGCCCAGCTCACGGGCGGGTGGCCGTCGTCGAGCCCGCCTTCGTGCTCCGCCGCGCGGGCCAGCGCCACCGACGAGATGTCGACGCCGGTGACCTGCCACCCGCGGCCGGCAAGCCACAGTGCGTCCGCGCCTTCGCCGCAGCCGACGTCGAGCGCCGTTCCAGGTTCCAGGTCGGAGGCCTCCGCGACGAGTTGCGGGTTCGGATTTCCGCTCCAGATCCGATGCTTCTCGCCGTAGCGGGCGTCCCAGAAGGATTCGTCGTAGACGGGGGTGTCATGGGTGTGCATCAGGAAACCCTTTCTTCGATTGTGTTCACTCGAGCCCGGTAAGCAGTCAGGTCGGCTTCCAGTTCTTCTGCCATGAGGGAGTTGTTGATCGCAACTGCGGCTGTGGAACCCGAAGCCGCGGACGGCAGCACTTGCAGCATCAGGTTCGCAACGTTCCCGGCTGCCCAGACGCCGTCGACCTTCGTGGCGCCCATCTCGTCCACCTCGAAGTGCTCTCCCACGCCCATCGGATGCTGGACCGGGACCAGGCCCAGCCCGGTGAAGATGCCCGTGTTCGCAACGAACCGCGGCGCGACGGTGAGGGCTTCGATGGGAACAGTGCGACCGTCGGCGAGTTCCACGCCGGCGAGGCGGCCGCCGTCGTCGTTCTGGAGGTTGGTAACCGCACCGTCCACAACGGTGATGCCCCGGGCAGCGAACTGCTCCCACTCGGTTTCGCCGGGCTCAACCGTGTTGTTGAGGAAGAGTGTGATGCGGCTGCTCCATTGCCGGAACAGGAGCGCCTGATGGAGGGCCATCGGGCTGGTGGCGAGGATTCCGATCGCGCGGTCGCGGACTTCCCACCCGTGGCAGAACGGGCAGTGGATGACGTCCCTGCCCCAGTGCTCGCGAAGGCCCGGGATGTTGGGGAGTTGGTCCGTCAGGCCGGTGGTCAGGAGCAGTCGGCGGGAGCGCAGAATCGAGCCGTCCTGGAGGGTGGTGCGGAAGCGGTAGCGGGGATCGTTGTGGTGTGCTGCGTCGGTCACGGTGCCGGGGATGATGGTGCCGCCGTAGGATTCGACCTCGGTGCGGCCGATTTTCAGGAGTTCTGCGGGGCTCATGCCCTCGCTGGTGAGGAAGCCGTGAACGCCGTCGGCGGGGGCGTTGCGTGGGCGGCCGGAGTCGACGACGGCGACACTCCGGCGGGTGCGCCCGAGCATCAGGGCGGCGCTGAGGCCGGCGGATCCACCGCCGATAACAACGACATCGAATGTGTTCGGAGAATCAATCATGTATTCAGGATGGAACGCAATCCGCAAAGTAGCAAGAATGCTTGCTGAAGTGGCAAAATAGGTCCATGACGGAAGACATTGGTGAAGCACTGGCGGCAGTGGGCCCGCGGTTGAAGGCGTTGCGGGTGAAGCGGGATGTGACGCTGCAGTCGCTCTCGGAATCGACCGGCATTTCCGTGAGCACGCTCTCGCGCCTGGAGGCCGGCCAGCGCAAACCGAACCTGGAGTTGCTCCTTCCGTTGGCGCAGGCACATCAGGTCCCACTCGATGAGCTGGTGGGCGCACCGACCACGGGTGATCCGCGGGTCCACCTCCGGCCGATCGACGTGGGCCGCGCCACCGTCATTCCGCTCACCAAGCGGCCGGGTGGAATCCAGGCGTACAAGTACGTGCTGCCGGCCGATATGCCGCGCGAGGAGCCGGACCTCAAGGTCCACGAGGGCTACGAGTGGCTGTACGTGTTGAACGGGAACCTGCGGATGATCCTGGGCGAGCTGGACCTGGTCCTGCCGGCCGGTGAAGCGGCGGAGTTTGATACCCGCGTGCCGCACTGGTTCGGAAGGGCGGATAACGACCCCGTCGAGTTCCTCAGCCTCTTCGGCCGCCAGGGGGAGCGGCTGCACCTGCGGGCGAAGAGTACCTAGCCGCGTACGCCGTGCTGCTCAGGCAGCGTAGGGGCGGTTGCCGTTTCGAAGAACCGCCTGCACTGCACTCATCGCATGCGTTGAGAGCAAAATGCGTGCTGCCTGCACTTTCCGACAAGGACCATAAGCCTCCTGCCGCCGATGCGCCTATGCGACCAGCAGCGAGCGCTCCAGCACGAAGTCGGATTCGACGTTCCTGCCAAGCTTGAACGTCTTGGTTCCCACCTTTGTGAAGCCGTGCTTCTCGTAGAAACGGATGGCTCGGGCATTCTGGTCGTTGGTGCCCAGCCACATGCCGTGGGCGTCGTTGCCCATGGCGGCGATATCGAGGGATGCCTGCATGAGTTGCGACGCCGCACCCTGCCCGTGGTGCGAGGGGTGCAGGTAGAACTTGCTCAGCTCGATGGTGGGGAAGATCGAGAGGCAGGAGCGCACATGCTCATCCTGAGGGAGTCCTTCGACGAGCATGCTCCAGCCCAGCAGATGGCCGTCCTCGCGCAGGCACAGCAGGATCTTGGTGGGATCGGCGATGTGCTGGGCGAACCTCTGTTCCGACAACTCGGTGGCAACGTACTGCCGGATGTCCTCCGGGTGCGATGTCGGCGGGCACGCGAGCGGGAAGGTGATGCCGGCGAGGATAGCGAGCTGGCCGGCGTCGTTCGCGGTGGCGTGGTCGATGGAAACGGTCACGGAAGCAAGGTTAGCGCTTTGGCTCTCCACCACGCCTACTATCGCAGTAGGACATGGAAAGGTTGCGATGCAGTTAGCTCGGGGATCCGGCGCCAGCGTTCGGGCGCAGTCGCGCGGTTCGTGGCCAATTGCGGTTGCTGCGGCCGCGCTCGTGACTGTCCTTGTGCCCGTTCTGATTCTGTTGATTTCCGACGACGGCGGCGCCACCTTTATCGGGTCGACGTTGCCATTTGTGCGGGCGCTGGTGCACCTGACAACTCTTACGGCCGTAGCCCTGCTCTGCGTCGGGGTGCTGCTGCCGGCGCCTTCAGAGGAACTTTCCGCTGAGGAACTTTCCGCCGAGGCGCAACGGCTCGGGCGGCAAGGCTGCGCTGCGGCCGTGATCGCAGCACTCGCCTGCGTTCTTCTCCTCTTCTGGACCTACTTCGATGTGATCGGTTCGGGCCCCTTCCAGGGCGCGGACCTCAGCGACCTGGGCGCCTTCCTGAATGAGCTGGCCTCCGGCCGGGCGCTGGTTGCGCAGGTGAGCCTGCTGATCCTCGGGGCGGTCTTCGCATATCTGGCCCGGACCGCGGTTCCGCTGCGGATGGCGCTGGTCCTGGTGATTGCGGGGACGACGACGATGGGGCTCGGCGGCCACTCGGCATCGGAGTCCGGGCACGGTGCGGCGATGTTCAGCATGACGGGACACATCGGTGCGGCGTCATTGTGGGTGGGTGGCCTGGCCGGGCTCGGTTGGCTGGCGCACGCGCATCCGAACCTGCTGCGCCCCACCGTTGCGCGGTTCAGCAGGCTGGCGCTGACCTGCGCTGCGGTGGTCGGTGTGAGCGGTGTTGTGAGCGCCGTGGTGCGGGTCGAGAGCCTGGCGCTGCTGCCCGGATCGTTGTACGGGGCAGTTCTGCTTGCGAAGACCATGGCGTTCATTGGGCTGATCGTGTTCGGTGTGCTGCACCGGCGTCGGCTGTTGGCGCAGGACAGCTTCACCGCGCGGACGTTCCTGCAGCTTGCCGCGGGCGAGGTGTTGATTATGGGCGTCGCTTACGGGCTCGCGGTTGCGCTCGTCCGGCTGGATCCGCCGGTCCTTCTCTGACCTAACCGGAGCGCGCACGCTGCCTGACATGGGATAAGTACACAAGCGCTTTCGCAGTTAGAGCTCCGGCACACACTGTCCGGTTCCGAGAATCGCCAGCCCCGCGCGGTCGCCATCGCCGAGCGACGTCCTTACGCTGCGCTCATACATCAGCTCGTTGGGATCATCCACGTGGTCCAACCCGACAACGTGCGCCAGTTCATGCACAATGATGGCCCTGACCTGGTCGCGTCCGCCGGGGAAAAGCAGCGTCGTCGCGAGGTCCGGCGCATCGAGCATGGCCTGACCCGCTACATAGACAACCGGTTTCCCCGGCCGCTGTGCGATCTGGCTGCCTCCAAACCCAGCAACCGCGCCTTCGAGTGCCGGAATCTCGGTTGGGTTCGTCCATGTGATCAAGATCGGTGCCCATCGTTCACCGTAGAGTTCGGGCTGATACGGGTCTCGCGCTCCCTCACTCGGTGGCTCAGCGGTGGAGCCGCTGTACACGAACTGAAGCCCGGTCGCAGCGGAAATCTCCGCGACGGCCTCCTCGATCAGACCCTCGGTCCCCGCAGGAGCG
This genomic interval carries:
- a CDS encoding copper resistance D family protein — protein: MQLARGSGASVRAQSRGSWPIAVAAAALVTVLVPVLILLISDDGGATFIGSTLPFVRALVHLTTLTAVALLCVGVLLPAPSEELSAEELSAEAQRLGRQGCAAAVIAALACVLLLFWTYFDVIGSGPFQGADLSDLGAFLNELASGRALVAQVSLLILGAVFAYLARTAVPLRMALVLVIAGTTTMGLGGHSASESGHGAAMFSMTGHIGAASLWVGGLAGLGWLAHAHPNLLRPTVARFSRLALTCAAVVGVSGVVSAVVRVESLALLPGSLYGAVLLAKTMAFIGLIVFGVLHRRRLLAQDSFTARTFLQLAAGEVLIMGVAYGLAVALVRLDPPVLL
- a CDS encoding peptidase, producing MGVWDGEDSNRLPARRRRTRSSAFKLRVRTAALIAFVAALYLTPTVFERDILPDVLPYLPGSNVPVRGVDAADAPLGAPPPSTGSSQYALYSYPDLAQAFVAYDPCRPVHYVVRPDNAPAGTEGLIEEAVAEISAATGLQFVYSGSTAEPPSEGARDPYQPELYGERWAPILITWTNPTEIPALEGAVAGFGGSQIAQRPGKPVVYVAGQAMLDAPDLATTLLFPGGRDQVRAIIVHELAHVVGLDHVDDPNELMYERSVRTSLGDGDRAGLAILGTGQCVPEL
- a CDS encoding GNAT family N-acetyltransferase, which translates into the protein MTVSIDHATANDAGQLAILAGITFPLACPPTSHPEDIRQYVATELSEQRFAQHIADPTKILLCLREDGHLLGWSMLVEGLPQDEHVRSCLSIFPTIELSKFYLHPSHHGQGAASQLMQASLDIAAMGNDAHGMWLGTNDQNARAIRFYEKHGFTKVGTKTFKLGRNVESDFVLERSLLVA